DNA sequence from the Bacteroidales bacterium genome:
ACTTCTGCACTTTCAGGCATTTTCTCAGGTTCTTGTATTTCTATTTCTGCAGCTACTTCCTCAATTTCAGTCACAGCTGTTGCTTCCTCTTTTAAAGGTTCTTCAGCAACTTCTGTTTCTGAATCTTCAGGGGTGGTTTCTTCTGCAGGGGGTGTAGTCATTTCTGACTTTGGATTCTCCTCATCGTGGCTAAGCTTAGCCTCCTCGGGATTTTGGTCTGAATGCGTGTTTTCCTTCATGGTACAAATGAATGTTAGGGTTGTTGAATTAGATTACTATAAAAAAATTTCCCCAAGCTTTCTCAAGACAGGGAAGGTCGATTCGGTTGATTATCTCCTTGCGTTCCGGGCAAAGGAGTGCAAAAATATAAATTATCCAGATTGGACACCAATAAGTTGCAACTTTATATGATGTTTTTATACAAGCGTTGATACAAGGGGCTGTCAATTCAATGCCTGCCGGTTAAAAAGGATATACCCTATATTCAGGAAGAAAGAATATGGCTTTTCTTCTTTCCCAAAATAAGAATATGAAACACTTAGGGGGCCGATCGGACTTTGATAGATCAAAGAAGTTGATCCGGCATAATTAAGGTAATTAAATACAGGCCCGTATTTTGCCTGTCTGTTGTTATCCTGCAATAGTTGTCTATAGGGAATCATCACAAATCCTTCAATCCTCATATCCACATTTTTCCACAATGTCAGGATATTCCTCTGACCAGCAGCGAAATACACCGGATTTCTGAAGGTAGGAAGAAAAAGTGTAGCCATTTCCGGAATCGGACTAAAACCAGGTGATGCTAAGAGAGTAGATGTATAATTCCGGAAGAGATGCTGAAATGACATCATGGCTTCAAGGTAAAATCCTCCGGTATATGGGCCTCTTTTACTAAAGTACTTTTCATAACAAATATTGGCCTGAATATAATTATGGGCTTGCTCGAAATCAGTCCTTTCAAGCCCGGTTGAACCCGGTTTATGCTCTTCCATTGAGGAGATAAACCTGACCTGGCTATAAAACCTTTCACCTTTGTTGGCATATTGCTTCCGGTTTAAGGAATTGGATTCTATTGCAAACAAAGGGCTATAAAACTCAATAGTTGTTTTATCAAGGGTGTCTTTCGAAGTAAAGGTGTTGGTCTGGTAATAGCTGTCAATTATCTGACCAACATTTAAAGCAAGTTCAATTTTAGTTTTATGCTTTATCGGGAAACCGAACCTGAAGTCCCAATAGTTTTCCCCATGTTTTAAATATACAGGTGTTTCATAATCAAAGAAATAGGTATTTGAAGTATTCATATAATTAAACCGGTTACCGATATAGCTGCTTTCAAGAAAGAAAGGGATACGGCTTGGGAATTCAACACGGCCTCCCAGCTTAACAGAATTATAAAACCGCCCGATGTAGGCATTGAACTCCATGGAAGTAGCAATCTTCGACCAATAGGTGTATTGAAGGCGGAGAAATACTTCATTATTGGCTTTAGATGAGATATTTCCACCGAAATCAGCAGTGACATTATTCTCCCTGCTGGCCTGAATATGCAATTCATAACCCTTAAGTTCGGGTGAATAGTGGATTTGCGGATACGTATGAGAAACCCGATTCTCGGCAAGCAATCGGAAATATTCCCCTTTTACCTCTTCCAGGGTAGTGGTATCTAGTATTGCCCGATAGCGATATTTACGGGGAAGCTCATGTTGCAATAATTTCTTCACATAAGTGTATTGCCCATCAGTGAGCCCGGAAATACTGTATTTTTTTATATCATAATACGGCTTTTTCTGGTTGAATGCACTTCTCAAAGCAGAACGCTGTTCCTGTGAAACCGAATCCAGTACAAACTTCCTGATCTCAGGAAGCATTCGCTGAGCTGCAACATACCCGCTATCAATAAACTCCCTGGAATGTGAAAAATCTATCACATTTACAGCTTTGAGTTCAGGTTCAATCATTACCCCACTTTCACAAATCACATCATATTTTGATTTCTCCATCAGCATATTTGTAAGCTGGGAAACCACATTGTCATCGGAGGGTGGACGGGCATTACTGGATGCTTTACTTCCGATAATTATGTCCGGGAAGAAATCTTCGTAGGCTACATCTGAAGGAAAGTTATTATACATTCCGCCATCGAACAGCAATTTCCCGTCAATGCGAATGGGTTTAAAGTAAAAAGGAAATGTCATGGATGCCCGGATAGCAGAACCAAGATCCCCTGATTTAAGAACTATCGATTTATTTTCATCCACATCAGCTGCAACACAACGAAATGGGACCATCAGGCTGTCAAAATTGTAGTTTGCAGCCGCTGAAGCACTTCCAAACAGCTCAAGGAAAGCAAAATCCATTCTGACCGGAGAAACAATATTTGTTGGTAGTTGAGTTTGAAGCACAGAATCATACCTGAACCTGAAGGTCATCCATGATGCATCAGGGTATGATTGCCGGAAGAAATAATAGTACTTTGATTCAATCTTTCCGGTAACCCATTCATTAAATTCTTCGGAGGAGATGATATTCTCCATATCGGATGGAGAATACCCTGCTGCATACAAGCCTCCAATAATCGCCCCCATGGAGGTGCCTGCAATATAGTCAATGGGAATACACGCTTCTTCCAGGGCTTTCAAAACACCAATGTGACAAACCCCTTTAGCACCTCCTCCACTTAGTACAACAGCTACCTTCTGTGCTTGCACCAGGGAAGTGGTCAGCAAGAAAAGAAAAAAGAGAAAAATGTATTGAGTAAACCTTTGTCGCATGCAATTGAACATATAGAAACAAAACGGATACAAAAATAACTTATTGTCCTGCAAAAGGTCAACAAAAAATTGAGTAATTTCTTCAGGCAAAAAAGACCATCCCCTAAATATTTTTCCTTTGATTCAGGAGAAATATCGTCGGGGGATGATCATATTAAATAAGACTAAAATAGTTACCCGAAGAGGATCTTTCTTGCATTTACACTTTTTGCAATGCCTGGTCCAGATCAGCAATCAAATCTTCAACATCTTCAATTCCAACCGAGTAACGCACAAGGCCATCGGTAATCCCTGCCTTTGCTTTTCCATCAGCAGATACCTTTGAATGGGTCATGGATGCAGGATGTTGAATCAGGGTTTCAACCCCACCGAGAGAAACAGCCAGGATAGCCAGTTTTACATTATTCATCAGTGTTTTGCCTGCATTCAGTCCACCTTTCAGTTCAAAACTGATCATTGAACCCGGGCCATTCATCTGTTTTTTGGCCAGCTCATATTGTGGATGAGATGGTAAACCAGGATAACGCACCCAATCTACCTTTGGATGGTTTTCGAGGAAGGAGGCCAGTTTCATTGCATTTTGCTGAGAACGGTCGATACGGATACCCAGGGTTTTAAGTCCGCGGATAGCAAGGTATGCCTGGTGGGGATCCATATTGAAGCCAAGATTAACCATATTGGAGCGGAGTTTCTTATACAAGGCTTCATCCCTGGCGATGATAATACCTGCTACTACATCAGCATGACCATTGATGAACTTTGTCATGGAGTGTAGAACAATATCAACACCCATATCGAGGGGTTTCTGGAGGTAAGGGCTACAGAAGGTATTATCCACAGCAACGGGAATTCCGTGCTCCTTTCCAAGAGCAGCACAAGCATGGAGATCGGTAATATCCATGGTAGGATTTGAAGGTGTTTCGATATAAATCAGCTTTGTATTGGGTCTGATTGCTTTTCTTATCTCTTCAATATCGGCGGTATTCACAAAAGAGGCTTCAACACCGAAACGGGTGTATTGTTGCTCAAGAATCACTCTTGATGGCCCATATACTGCTGCTGAGCTCACCACATGGGCACCCTGGCCAAGAAAAGAGAAATAGACGGTATTCACTGCTCCCATGCCTGAACTGGTAGCAATGGCTCCAAACCCATTTTCCAGCAAGGCAATTTGTTTCTCAAGCGCATTGATGGTAGGATTGGCAATACGGGTATAGATGTATCCATCGCTTTCCCCTGAAAAGCACCTGGCACCATGATCTGCATCTTCAAACACAAAGGTTGATGTCTGGTAAATGGGAACTGTTGCACTTCCCAACGGGTCTTTAAAGCCACCGCCATGGATGAGCTTTGAATTAAAACCAAGGTCTTTTGAATCCATTTTTGTACTTTATGATGAGTGTTAAATATTATGAGATTTCAACGGATAGCCTGAAGGAGATTTTTCCATAGCTGCGCAAAGATAGGTTCCAATTCTGAATCGAGGGCAGTAAATGTTGAAGAGTTTTCATGGTTTAATTTCTCAAGGAAAGGGATGACGCCAAGGAATGGAATATTCTGTAATGCAGCATAATTTTTAATCTCATCCAGACAAGTTTTTTCATCCCTGAAATAATTCACTACGATACTATATCGGATGTTGGATTTATCCAATTCCTCCCTGAGCATGCTGACATTTCTTTCCCAACCCTGGATAGCCCGTGTCATGATGACAGCAAGGGATGTATTTTTCAGTGCGATCTTCACCTTCCCTGTAATACCCGGACCCAGGTCACAAATAGAGATAGCACCAGGCACCCGGTAATTATCCAATGCACAAACCAGGGGTAAGAGGAAATCATGATGATCCTCCCCTTTTCCAATGGTGATAAAATTTCCATTGGACCGACCCTGAAGTATATACCCTGTCAATCGTTCTTTTCGTGAAATACCATGTATACTGCATCCATCCACACAATCGCCGCATGCTTCACATTTGTCCGGATCAATCTCGATTTTTGGAATATCCCTGTTCAGATGCAGCGCACCGCATTCACAATAGCTCACACAAGCCCCGCAGTATTTACAGTGGTCTTTATCGATCCTGGGAAATCCGGCAAAGACTTCAGTAGCATCAAATCTCAGGGATTGCTGGTAATTTAACAAATCAGGTTTTTCGATATCATACCCCATCAGTTGAAGGGTATTTTCATTGTTTTTCCTGGCTGCCTCGAATAGCATATGTGCCAGCAAGGTCCTCCCTGCGGCACTTTCATGACTAATGATGGATATCTTCTTATTCAACAGCCAGGAGTTTTATTTTGATTTCATCAGCCTTGCTGCAAACCCACCCAATGCAGTGCGGGATGGAGATCGCCTGAAAACTCCTTCATTGGAGCTTTTAACATCTTCAATGGTGTAAAAGGCAGTAGGGTTGAATTCATGCACCGTTTGCACAAAACCCTGGATTTCTTTCCTGCGGATGATAGAGAATATTATTTTAATTTTCCCTTTTGCCCCTTCTCCATCCACCAGGGTGAGTCCAAAATTTTGTGAAGTGAGTGCATTCACCAATTCAGGGGATTCCGGGAAAGAATTACCCTAATAATTACTGTTCCCAGTGAAAGCCTCTCTTCCAACTTGATACCAATGAAATTTCCCATAGCAAAACCTGCACCATAGGCTATATAGCTGAGCCAGTTATCAAGATGCTGCATAATCTGTCCTACAGCAAGCAGCCAGATGATCACTTCAAAAAAGCCAAGAAAAGGCGCAATATACTTGAGTCCCTTGGAAATAAATATAAGGCGCATCG
Encoded proteins:
- a CDS encoding aminotransferase class I/II-fold pyridoxal phosphate-dependent enzyme, whose product is MDSKDLGFNSKLIHGGGFKDPLGSATVPIYQTSTFVFEDADHGARCFSGESDGYIYTRIANPTINALEKQIALLENGFGAIATSSGMGAVNTVYFSFLGQGAHVVSSAAVYGPSRVILEQQYTRFGVEASFVNTADIEEIRKAIRPNTKLIYIETPSNPTMDITDLHACAALGKEHGIPVAVDNTFCSPYLQKPLDMGVDIVLHSMTKFINGHADVVAGIIIARDEALYKKLRSNMVNLGFNMDPHQAYLAIRGLKTLGIRIDRSQQNAMKLASFLENHPKVDWVRYPGLPSHPQYELAKKQMNGPGSMISFELKGGLNAGKTLMNNVKLAILAVSLGGVETLIQHPASMTHSKVSADGKAKAGITDGLVRYSVGIEDVEDLIADLDQALQKV
- a CDS encoding patatin-like phospholipase family protein, whose amino-acid sequence is MRQRFTQYIFLFFLFLLTTSLVQAQKVAVVLSGGGAKGVCHIGVLKALEEACIPIDYIAGTSMGAIIGGLYAAGYSPSDMENIISSEEFNEWVTGKIESKYYYFFRQSYPDASWMTFRFRYDSVLQTQLPTNIVSPVRMDFAFLELFGSASAAANYNFDSLMVPFRCVAADVDENKSIVLKSGDLGSAIRASMTFPFYFKPIRIDGKLLFDGGMYNNFPSDVAYEDFFPDIIIGSKASSNARPPSDDNVVSQLTNMLMEKSKYDVICESGVMIEPELKAVNVIDFSHSREFIDSGYVAAQRMLPEIRKFVLDSVSQEQRSALRSAFNQKKPYYDIKKYSISGLTDGQYTYVKKLLQHELPRKYRYRAILDTTTLEEVKGEYFRLLAENRVSHTYPQIHYSPELKGYELHIQASRENNVTADFGGNISSKANNEVFLRLQYTYWSKIATSMEFNAYIGRFYNSVKLGGRVEFPSRIPFFLESSYIGNRFNYMNTSNTYFFDYETPVYLKHGENYWDFRFGFPIKHKTKIELALNVGQIIDSYYQTNTFTSKDTLDKTTIEFYSPLFAIESNSLNRKQYANKGERFYSQVRFISSMEEHKPGSTGLERTDFEQAHNYIQANICYEKYFSKRGPYTGGFYLEAMMSFQHLFRNYTSTLLASPGFSPIPEMATLFLPTFRNPVYFAAGQRNILTLWKNVDMRIEGFVMIPYRQLLQDNNRQAKYGPVFNYLNYAGSTSLIYQSPIGPLSVSYSYFGKEEKPYSFFLNIGYILFNRQALN
- a CDS encoding 4Fe-4S binding protein gives rise to the protein MNKKISIISHESAAGRTLLAHMLFEAARKNNENTLQLMGYDIEKPDLLNYQQSLRFDATEVFAGFPRIDKDHCKYCGACVSYCECGALHLNRDIPKIEIDPDKCEACGDCVDGCSIHGISRKERLTGYILQGRSNGNFITIGKGEDHHDFLLPLVCALDNYRVPGAISICDLGPGITGKVKIALKNTSLAVIMTRAIQGWERNVSMLREELDKSNIRYSIVVNYFRDEKTCLDEIKNYAALQNIPFLGVIPFLEKLNHENSSTFTALDSELEPIFAQLWKNLLQAIR